A single window of Nocardia sp. NBC_01327 DNA harbors:
- a CDS encoding GntR family transcriptional regulator gives MPPRRRSALLATLVVDQPGRPQIILGELRRVILDGAAPPGTVIPLREIAELFGVSHIPVREALKILIGEGLVTHEQHAGYAVAQLTAAELREMYIVRQTLEEAALSMAAINASAEDRAALVAANELLEKAIHEDDPVAYHRHSRAFHLALTRPSRLFRLIHMLEAAWNVTEPIQPMVHVSHADRERLHGDHNLMLDAFLDRDVDRLLAIARRHHLRLEQVISTLPTDTGLLVAAEDISIPQ, from the coding sequence ATGCCCCCACGTCGACGCTCCGCCCTGCTGGCCACCCTGGTGGTCGACCAACCGGGTCGACCGCAGATCATTCTCGGTGAATTGCGCCGGGTGATCCTGGACGGCGCTGCCCCGCCGGGCACCGTGATTCCGCTGCGTGAGATCGCGGAACTGTTCGGTGTGAGCCACATACCGGTCCGCGAGGCGCTCAAAATCCTGATCGGGGAGGGCCTGGTCACGCATGAGCAGCACGCCGGATACGCCGTCGCCCAGCTGACCGCCGCCGAACTGCGCGAAATGTATATCGTGCGGCAGACCCTGGAGGAGGCGGCGCTGAGCATGGCGGCGATCAACGCCTCCGCCGAGGACCGGGCCGCGCTGGTGGCGGCGAATGAATTGCTGGAGAAGGCAATTCACGAGGACGACCCGGTCGCCTACCATCGGCACTCCCGGGCCTTCCATCTCGCCCTGACCCGGCCGTCCCGGCTGTTCCGGCTCATTCACATGCTCGAGGCCGCCTGGAATGTCACCGAACCCATCCAGCCCATGGTGCATGTCTCGCACGCCGATCGGGAACGGCTGCACGGCGATCACAACCTCATGCTCGACGCGTTCCTGGATCGCGATGTGGATCGGCTGCTCGCCATCGCCCGCCGCCACCACCTGCGGCTCGAGCAGGTGATCTCCACGCTGCCCACCGATACCGGATTGCTGGTGGCCGCCGAAGATATATCGATACCGCAATAA
- the ilvA gene encoding threonine ammonia-lyase, whose amino-acid sequence MDLIARIDAAAHLLAPVIRRTPMVASRVMAERTGHEVWLKCENLQRTGSFKPRGAYNRIANLPESERRLGVVAASAGNHAQGVAWAATSLGIESTVFMPVGAALPKLVATKAYGATVYQVGDTIDESLTAAREFAEQTGATLVHPFDHPDIVAGQGTVALEILEQMPDVGTVIVPTGGGGLLAGVAGALQQLAPQVRVIGVQASGAAAWPGSLEAGKPIRLAQMITMADGIAVGQPGEVPFGHIVECAPTIVTVDEDALSRALLLCMERAKLIVEPAGAAAVAALMACDLDELGLQGPVCAILSGGNIDPLLLTRVIGHGLSAAGRYLAARVTLSDRPGSLGGLLAELGRTGASVLDVVHSRTDTWLAIDEVEVLLTLETRGPAHRDEVLTALADAGYTLRVQD is encoded by the coding sequence ATGGACCTGATCGCACGGATCGACGCGGCGGCACACCTGCTGGCACCGGTCATCCGCCGGACCCCGATGGTGGCCTCGCGGGTCATGGCGGAGCGCACCGGGCACGAGGTGTGGCTCAAATGCGAGAACCTGCAGCGGACCGGCTCGTTCAAACCGCGCGGGGCCTACAACCGCATTGCCAATCTGCCGGAGTCCGAACGGCGGCTGGGCGTCGTGGCGGCCAGCGCGGGCAATCATGCCCAGGGGGTCGCCTGGGCGGCAACATCATTGGGCATCGAGTCGACCGTCTTCATGCCGGTCGGCGCGGCGCTGCCGAAACTGGTGGCCACCAAGGCATACGGGGCCACGGTGTATCAGGTCGGCGACACCATCGACGAATCATTGACCGCCGCAAGGGAATTCGCCGAGCAGACCGGGGCGACGCTGGTCCATCCGTTCGATCACCCCGATATCGTGGCCGGACAGGGGACGGTGGCGCTGGAGATCCTCGAGCAGATGCCGGACGTCGGCACGGTCATTGTGCCGACCGGTGGCGGCGGCCTGCTCGCGGGCGTCGCGGGGGCGCTGCAGCAGTTGGCGCCGCAGGTGCGGGTGATCGGCGTGCAGGCCTCGGGTGCGGCGGCGTGGCCCGGATCGCTCGAGGCCGGGAAGCCGATTCGATTGGCGCAGATGATCACCATGGCCGACGGCATCGCCGTGGGACAGCCCGGCGAGGTGCCGTTCGGGCACATTGTCGAATGCGCGCCGACCATTGTGACCGTCGATGAGGATGCGCTGTCGCGGGCGCTGCTGCTGTGTATGGAACGCGCCAAACTCATTGTCGAACCGGCGGGCGCGGCCGCGGTGGCCGCGCTCATGGCCTGCGATCTGGACGAACTCGGTCTGCAGGGTCCGGTATGCGCGATTCTCTCCGGCGGCAATATCGATCCGCTGCTGCTGACCCGGGTGATCGGGCACGGCCTGAGCGCCGCGGGCCGCTACCTCGCCGCTCGCGTCACCCTCTCCGATCGGCCGGGGAGTCTCGGCGGACTGCTCGCCGAGCTGGGACGCACCGGCGCGAGCGTGCTCGATGTGGTCCACTCGCGCACCGACACCTGGCTCGCCATCGACGAGGTGGAAGTACTGCTGACCCTGGAAACCCGCGGGCCCGCGCATCGCGACGAGGTGCTCACCGCGCTCGCGGATGCGGGATACACACTGCGCGTACAGGATTGA
- a CDS encoding DMT family transporter — protein MTLLFLGLAIAFEVTATVSLKISDGFSKLVPSIIVVIGYASAFVFLSQALKRGMAIGVAYGIWSAVGVVAVATIGALFLDERLTMVQVGGIGLVIVGVLALELGGAH, from the coding sequence ATGACCTTGTTGTTTCTGGGACTGGCCATAGCGTTCGAGGTGACGGCCACGGTGTCGCTGAAGATCTCCGACGGATTCAGCAAACTGGTGCCGTCGATCATCGTGGTGATCGGCTACGCGTCGGCCTTCGTCTTCCTGTCGCAGGCGCTCAAGCGGGGAATGGCGATCGGGGTCGCGTACGGCATCTGGTCGGCCGTGGGCGTGGTGGCGGTGGCGACCATCGGCGCGCTGTTCCTGGATGAGCGACTGACCATGGTGCAGGTCGGCGGGATCGGGCTGGTGATCGTCGGGGTACTGGCACTGGAGCTCGGCGGGGCGCACTGA
- the argH gene encoding argininosuccinate lyase → MTQGGSTNEGALWGGRFASGPAAAMAALSKSTHFDWVLAPYDVRASKAHARVLHKAGLLSERDLAAMLTGLDQLAADVASGAYVPAESDEDVHGALERGLIERVGTELGGRLRAGRSRNDQVATLFRMWLRDAVRRVAAGVLEVVDALVAQAAAHPDAVMPGKTHLQAAQPVLLAHHLLAHAHPLLRDIDRLRDFDKRAAISPYGSGALAGSSLGLDPEAIAADLDFDAAAANSIDATSSRDFAAEAAFVLAMTAVDLSRMAEEVIIWSTPEFGYITLADAWSTGSSIMPQKKNPDVSELTRGKAGRLIGNLTGLLATLKAQPLAYNRDLQEDKEPLFDSVAQLELLLPAIAGLVSTLTFHTDRMAELAPAGFTLATDIAEWLVRQGVPFRVAHEAAGGCVRAAEARGVGLADLTDEEFAAVDPNLTPRVRDVLTVEGSIASRNARGGTAGVQVAKQLEEVRSTAADHRTWLR, encoded by the coding sequence ATGACCCAGGGCGGCAGCACCAATGAGGGCGCGCTGTGGGGCGGACGATTCGCGTCCGGCCCGGCCGCGGCAATGGCCGCGCTGAGCAAGTCGACCCACTTCGACTGGGTGCTGGCGCCGTACGACGTCCGTGCGTCCAAAGCCCATGCGCGCGTGCTGCACAAGGCCGGACTGCTGTCCGAGCGTGATCTGGCCGCCATGCTGACCGGACTCGATCAGCTGGCCGCCGATGTGGCCTCGGGCGCCTACGTCCCCGCCGAGTCCGATGAGGATGTGCACGGCGCCCTGGAGCGCGGCCTGATCGAGCGGGTCGGCACCGAACTCGGCGGCCGCCTGCGCGCGGGCCGCTCTCGTAATGACCAGGTGGCCACGCTCTTCCGCATGTGGCTGCGCGATGCCGTGCGCCGGGTCGCCGCGGGCGTCCTCGAGGTGGTCGACGCCCTGGTCGCCCAGGCCGCCGCACATCCGGATGCCGTCATGCCGGGCAAGACGCATCTGCAGGCCGCGCAGCCGGTCCTGCTCGCGCATCACCTGCTGGCACACGCGCATCCGCTGCTGCGCGATATCGATCGCCTGCGCGACTTCGACAAGCGCGCCGCCATCTCCCCGTACGGTTCCGGCGCGCTCGCCGGTTCCTCGCTGGGCCTGGATCCGGAGGCGATCGCCGCCGACCTGGATTTCGATGCGGCAGCGGCCAATTCGATCGATGCCACCTCCTCGCGTGATTTCGCCGCCGAGGCCGCCTTCGTGCTGGCCATGACCGCCGTCGACCTCTCCCGCATGGCGGAGGAGGTGATCATCTGGAGCACACCGGAATTCGGCTACATCACCCTGGCCGACGCCTGGTCCACCGGCTCCTCGATCATGCCGCAGAAGAAGAACCCGGACGTCTCCGAGCTCACCCGCGGAAAGGCCGGCCGCCTCATCGGCAACCTCACCGGCCTGCTCGCCACGCTGAAGGCCCAACCCCTCGCCTACAACCGTGACCTGCAGGAAGACAAGGAACCGCTGTTCGATTCGGTGGCTCAGCTGGAGCTGCTGCTGCCCGCCATCGCCGGTCTGGTCTCCACCCTGACCTTCCATACCGACCGCATGGCCGAGCTGGCCCCCGCCGGTTTCACCCTCGCCACCGATATCGCCGAATGGCTTGTCCGCCAGGGTGTCCCGTTCCGCGTCGCCCATGAGGCCGCGGGCGGCTGCGTCCGCGCCGCCGAAGCCCGCGGCGTCGGCCTCGCCGATCTCACCGACGAGGAATTCGCCGCCGTCGACCCGAACCTCACCCCTCGGGTCCGCGATGTCCTCACCGTCGAAGGTTCCATCGCCTCCCGCAATGCCCGCGGCGGCACCGCCGGCGTCCAGGTGGCCAAGCAGCTCGAGGAAGTCCGCAGCACCGCCGCCGACCACCGCACCTGGCTGCGCTGA
- a CDS encoding SAM-dependent methyltransferase yields the protein MRTDDDSWDITESVGATAIGVAAMRANETRREDAVFRDPYAAKLVAAVGSDGWNSIIDAALTGGGETGGTYTNGVMGNFLIARTLYFDDYFTAAITAGVRQFVILASGLDARAYRMQWPSGSTVFELDQPKVLEFKATALADDVPEVDRREVPIDLRQDWPKALLDKGFDPDQPTAWLAEGLLRYLPGDAQDRLLENVAALSAPGSRMALNIGTGSRALSKDMRERRREALAKAGIRMDLEQLWYPWEGRTDPRSWFAMQQWLVREGDPVALLQDHGRAVPESARPDMSTHILMTAIRPRGDDTL from the coding sequence ATGCGAACCGATGACGACAGCTGGGACATCACGGAGAGTGTGGGCGCCACCGCCATCGGTGTCGCCGCCATGCGGGCCAACGAGACCCGTCGAGAGGATGCGGTCTTCCGCGATCCGTACGCGGCGAAGCTGGTGGCCGCGGTCGGTTCGGACGGCTGGAACTCGATCATCGATGCCGCGCTCACCGGCGGTGGCGAGACCGGCGGCACCTATACCAACGGTGTGATGGGCAATTTCCTGATCGCCCGGACGCTGTATTTCGACGATTACTTCACCGCGGCGATCACCGCGGGCGTCCGGCAGTTCGTCATTCTTGCCTCCGGCCTGGATGCGCGCGCGTACCGGATGCAATGGCCTTCCGGCAGTACAGTTTTCGAACTGGATCAGCCGAAGGTGCTGGAATTCAAGGCGACAGCGCTCGCCGATGATGTGCCCGAGGTGGATCGCCGCGAGGTGCCGATCGATCTGCGGCAGGATTGGCCGAAAGCCTTGCTCGACAAGGGTTTCGATCCCGATCAGCCGACCGCCTGGCTCGCCGAGGGCCTGCTGCGCTACCTCCCCGGGGATGCGCAGGACCGGCTGCTGGAGAATGTGGCCGCGCTCAGCGCGCCGGGCAGCCGGATGGCGCTGAATATCGGCACCGGTTCCCGCGCACTGTCGAAGGATATGCGCGAACGTCGCCGGGAAGCCTTGGCCAAGGCCGGGATTCGCATGGATCTCGAACAGCTCTGGTATCCGTGGGAGGGCCGCACCGATCCGCGCAGCTGGTTCGCCATGCAGCAGTGGCTGGTGCGCGAGGGTGATCCGGTCGCCCTGCTGCAGGACCACGGCCGCGCCGTCCCGGAGTCGGCACGGCCCGATATGAGTACACACATCCTGATGACCGCGATACGACCGCGAGGAGACGACACGCTATGA
- a CDS encoding argininosuccinate synthase: MTKRVVLAYSGGLDTSVAISWIAKETGAEVVAVAIDLGQGGEDMNDVRQRALDCGAVESIVVDARDEFANEYCLPTIQANAMYMGRYPLVSAISRPLIVKHLVEAAEYHGADTVSHGCTGKGNDQVRFEVGIGALAPELKVIAPVRDYAWTREKAIEFAGENNLPINVSKKSPFSVDQNLWGRAVETGFLEDLWNAPTKDVYDYTVDPTVNFEAPDELIVTFDKGVPVAIDGRPVSMLEAITELNQRAGRQGVGRLDMVEDRLVGIKSREIYEAPGAIALITAHQEMEAVTVERELGRYKRQVEQRWGELVYDGLWYSPLKRALDAFVQDTQQHVSGEVRMVLHGGSVIVNGRRSDESLYDFNLATYDAGDTFDQSLAKGFVQIHGLSSKVAARRDLSKK; this comes from the coding sequence ATGACCAAGCGCGTCGTACTCGCCTACTCCGGCGGGCTGGACACCTCAGTCGCGATCAGCTGGATCGCCAAGGAGACCGGGGCCGAGGTGGTCGCGGTCGCGATCGACCTGGGCCAGGGCGGCGAGGACATGAACGATGTGCGCCAGCGCGCGCTCGACTGCGGCGCGGTCGAATCCATCGTGGTGGACGCGCGCGACGAGTTCGCCAATGAGTACTGCCTGCCGACCATCCAGGCGAACGCCATGTACATGGGCCGCTACCCGCTGGTCTCGGCCATCTCCCGGCCGCTGATCGTCAAGCACCTGGTCGAGGCCGCCGAGTACCACGGCGCCGATACCGTGTCGCACGGTTGCACCGGTAAGGGCAACGATCAGGTCCGCTTCGAGGTCGGCATCGGCGCGCTCGCGCCCGAGCTCAAGGTCATCGCCCCGGTTCGCGACTACGCCTGGACCCGCGAGAAGGCCATCGAGTTCGCCGGCGAGAACAACCTGCCGATCAATGTCTCCAAGAAGTCGCCGTTCTCCGTCGATCAGAACCTGTGGGGCCGCGCGGTGGAAACCGGCTTCCTCGAGGATCTCTGGAACGCCCCGACCAAGGACGTCTACGACTACACCGTCGACCCGACCGTCAACTTCGAGGCGCCGGACGAGCTCATCGTCACCTTCGACAAGGGTGTTCCGGTCGCCATCGACGGCCGCCCGGTCTCCATGCTCGAGGCCATCACCGAGCTGAACCAGCGCGCCGGACGCCAGGGCGTCGGCCGTCTGGACATGGTCGAGGACCGTCTCGTCGGCATCAAGAGCCGCGAGATCTACGAGGCGCCGGGCGCCATCGCCCTCATCACCGCGCACCAGGAGATGGAAGCGGTCACCGTCGAGCGCGAGCTCGGCCGCTACAAGCGTCAGGTCGAGCAGCGCTGGGGCGAGCTGGTGTACGACGGCCTGTGGTACTCCCCGCTCAAGCGCGCGCTGGACGCCTTCGTACAGGACACCCAGCAGCATGTCTCCGGTGAGGTTCGCATGGTCCTGCACGGCGGCAGCGTGATCGTGAACGGCCGTCGCTCGGACGAGTCGCTCTACGACTTCAACCTGGCCACCTACGATGCCGGCGACACCTTCGACCAGTCGCTGGCCAAGGGCTTCGTGCAGATCCACGGCCTGTCCTCCAAGGTTGCGGCGCGTCGGGATCTCAGCAAGAAGTAG
- a CDS encoding arginine repressor translates to MSGERRSAATAPVRSGAAIARTRAGRQARIVAILSQHEVRSQSELAALLSGEGIDTTQATLSRDLDELGAVKLRAADGGAGVYVVPEDGSPVRGVTGGTERLSKLLGDLLVSTDSSGNIAVLRTPPGAAHFLASALDRAALPEIVGTIAGDDTIAVIAREPTTGAELATKIELLA, encoded by the coding sequence GTGAGCGGTGAGCGACGCTCGGCCGCAACGGCTCCCGTGCGCTCAGGTGCGGCAATCGCCCGCACCCGAGCCGGCCGCCAGGCCCGCATAGTCGCCATCCTCTCCCAGCACGAGGTTCGCAGCCAATCCGAACTGGCCGCCCTCCTCTCCGGTGAAGGCATCGACACCACCCAGGCCACCCTCTCCCGCGACCTGGACGAACTCGGCGCGGTGAAACTCCGCGCAGCCGACGGCGGCGCAGGCGTCTACGTGGTCCCCGAGGACGGCAGCCCCGTCCGCGGCGTAACCGGCGGCACCGAACGCCTCTCCAAACTCCTCGGCGACCTCCTGGTCTCCACCGACTCCAGCGGCAATATCGCCGTCCTTCGCACCCCACCCGGCGCCGCCCACTTCCTGGCCAGCGCCCTCGACCGCGCCGCCCTGCCTGAGATCGTCGGCACCATCGCCGGCGACGACACCATCGCCGTCATAGCCCGCGAACCCACCACCGGCGCCGAACTGGCCACCAAAATCGAACTCCTCGCCTGA
- the argF gene encoding ornithine carbamoyltransferase, with protein sequence MTIRHFLRDDDVSPAEQAEILAIAAELKKAPLSRRPLDGPRGVAVMFEKNSTRTRFSFEMGIAQLGGHAVVVDGRDTQLGREETLADTGRVLSRYVDAIVWRTFEQTRLDEMAGAATVPVVNALSNEFHPCQILADLQTLQERKGNLAGRKLTYLGDGANNMAHSLLLGGVTAGLNVTIAAPAGFEPLPWIVELAQKRAAETGATITFTADPIAAAEGADALVTDTWMSMGQENDGLDRVAPFRPFQVNAALLAHAAPDVTVLHCLPAHRGEEITDEVLDGPHSAVWDEAENRLHAQKALLVWLLAKQGGAR encoded by the coding sequence GTGACCATTCGCCATTTCCTGCGCGACGATGATGTGAGCCCGGCCGAACAGGCCGAAATCCTCGCCATCGCAGCGGAACTGAAGAAGGCCCCGCTCTCCCGGCGTCCGCTCGACGGTCCGCGCGGTGTCGCGGTCATGTTCGAGAAGAACTCCACCCGCACCCGCTTCTCCTTCGAAATGGGCATTGCCCAGCTCGGCGGGCACGCCGTGGTCGTGGACGGGCGTGATACCCAGCTCGGTCGCGAGGAGACGCTCGCCGATACCGGCCGGGTGCTCTCGCGGTATGTCGACGCGATCGTCTGGCGGACCTTCGAGCAGACCCGGCTCGACGAAATGGCGGGCGCCGCAACCGTTCCCGTCGTGAACGCGCTCTCCAACGAGTTCCATCCCTGCCAGATCCTGGCCGATCTGCAGACGCTGCAGGAGCGCAAGGGCAATCTCGCCGGGCGCAAGCTCACCTATCTCGGCGACGGTGCGAACAATATGGCGCACTCGCTGCTGCTCGGCGGCGTGACCGCGGGTTTGAACGTAACCATCGCCGCCCCCGCGGGTTTCGAGCCGCTGCCGTGGATTGTCGAGCTCGCCCAGAAGCGTGCCGCCGAAACCGGCGCCACCATCACCTTCACCGCGGATCCGATCGCGGCCGCCGAAGGCGCCGACGCGCTGGTCACCGATACCTGGATGTCCATGGGCCAGGAGAACGACGGCCTCGACCGCGTCGCCCCCTTCCGCCCCTTCCAGGTGAACGCGGCCCTGCTGGCCCATGCCGCCCCCGATGTGACTGTGCTGCACTGTCTTCCGGCGCACCGCGGCGAGGAGATCACCGACGAGGTCCTCGACGGCCCGCACAGCGCGGTGTGGGACGAAGCCGAAAATCGCCTACACGCCCAGAAGGCCCTGCTGGTCTGGCTGCTCGCCAAACAGGGCGGTGCCCGGTGA
- a CDS encoding acetylornithine transaminase: MSTADIQQRWTSALMNNYGTPKIALVRGAGAVVYDADGKRYLDFLGGIAVNSLGHAHPAILEAVTNQLGTLGHVSNLYASEPVIELAERLLAHFGDGDGKAFFCNSGTEANEAAFKMARLTGKTKIVACEEAFHGRTMGALALTGQAAKRTPFEPMPAGVVHVPYGDALALAAAVDSDTAAVFLEPIMGESGVVIPPADYLAKARAITKQQGALLILDEVQTGIGRTGAFYAHQAAGIVPDVITLAKGLGGGLPIGAVLAQGPAAELLQPGMHGTTFGGNPVCAAAALAVLRTIDEEGLLAHVEKVGKILVDGIDDLDHPLIDHVRGAGLLIGIQLTADASAQVEAAARETGYLINPAKPNVIRLAPPLVLTETQADNFLSDLPGILDAAQAQVEKENQK, encoded by the coding sequence ATGAGCACAGCCGATATTCAGCAGCGGTGGACTTCCGCGCTGATGAACAACTACGGCACCCCGAAGATCGCGCTGGTGCGCGGTGCGGGCGCGGTCGTCTACGACGCCGACGGCAAGCGCTACCTCGACTTCCTCGGCGGCATCGCGGTCAACAGCCTCGGGCACGCGCATCCGGCGATTCTGGAGGCGGTCACCAATCAGCTCGGCACGCTCGGCCATGTGTCGAATCTGTATGCCAGCGAACCGGTCATCGAACTCGCGGAACGGCTGCTCGCGCACTTCGGCGACGGGGACGGCAAGGCGTTCTTCTGCAACTCCGGCACCGAGGCCAATGAGGCCGCGTTCAAGATGGCGCGACTGACCGGCAAGACCAAGATCGTCGCGTGTGAGGAAGCGTTCCACGGGCGGACCATGGGCGCGCTGGCGCTGACCGGGCAGGCGGCCAAGCGCACGCCGTTCGAGCCGATGCCCGCCGGTGTTGTGCACGTGCCCTACGGCGACGCACTCGCGCTGGCGGCTGCGGTCGACTCTGATACCGCCGCGGTGTTTCTCGAACCCATCATGGGGGAGAGCGGCGTGGTCATTCCGCCGGCCGATTATCTAGCCAAGGCGCGCGCCATCACCAAACAGCAAGGCGCACTGCTGATCCTGGACGAGGTGCAGACCGGTATCGGCCGCACCGGTGCGTTCTACGCGCACCAGGCGGCGGGCATCGTGCCGGATGTGATCACCCTGGCCAAGGGGCTGGGCGGCGGCCTGCCCATCGGCGCGGTACTGGCGCAGGGGCCGGCGGCCGAACTGCTGCAGCCCGGTATGCACGGCACCACCTTCGGCGGCAATCCGGTCTGTGCCGCAGCGGCTTTGGCGGTGCTGCGGACCATCGACGAGGAGGGTCTGCTCGCACACGTGGAGAAGGTCGGCAAGATTCTGGTCGACGGGATCGACGATCTCGACCACCCGCTCATCGATCATGTGCGCGGTGCGGGTCTGCTCATCGGCATCCAGCTCACCGCCGACGCCTCGGCTCAGGTGGAGGCGGCGGCGCGGGAGACGGGCTACCTCATCAATCCCGCCAAGCCCAATGTGATCCGGCTGGCGCCGCCGCTGGTGCTCACCGAAACCCAGGCCGACAATTTCCTGTCCGACCTCCCCGGCATTCTCGACGCCGCGCAGGCCCAGGTGGAGAAGGAGAACCAGAAGTGA
- the argB gene encoding acetylglutamate kinase — MSSVREQLSALDKAHVLADALPWLQKFRDKVVVVKYGGNAMIDEDLKRAFAADMAFLRTVGVHPVVVHGGGPQISAMLKKLGLQGEFRGGFRVTTPEVMDVVRMVLFGQVGRELVGLINAHGPYAVGISGEDARLFTATRRTVEVDGAPTDIGLVGDVTEVNPDAVLDLIAAGRIPVVSTIAPDADGVVHNINADTAAAALAQGIGAEKLVILTDVEGLYTDWPDRSSLTTRIDTDALAELLPSLDAGMVPKMEACLRAVEGGVPTAHVIDGRVPHSVLLELFTGEGIGTMVTPAGVASSNGVKS, encoded by the coding sequence ATGAGTTCGGTGCGCGAACAGCTTTCGGCGCTGGACAAGGCGCATGTGCTCGCCGATGCGCTGCCGTGGCTGCAGAAGTTCCGCGACAAGGTGGTGGTCGTCAAATACGGCGGCAATGCCATGATCGACGAGGACCTCAAGCGGGCCTTCGCCGCCGATATGGCTTTCCTGCGCACCGTGGGCGTGCATCCGGTGGTGGTGCACGGCGGCGGCCCGCAGATCAGCGCCATGCTGAAAAAGCTTGGCCTGCAAGGTGAGTTCCGCGGTGGTTTCCGCGTCACCACGCCCGAGGTCATGGATGTGGTGCGCATGGTGCTCTTCGGTCAGGTGGGCCGCGAGCTCGTCGGGCTGATCAATGCGCACGGGCCCTACGCGGTCGGCATCTCCGGTGAGGACGCGCGACTGTTCACCGCCACCCGGCGCACCGTCGAGGTGGACGGCGCGCCCACCGATATCGGCCTGGTCGGCGACGTCACCGAGGTGAATCCCGATGCGGTGCTGGATCTCATTGCGGCGGGCCGCATTCCGGTGGTCTCGACCATCGCCCCCGATGCGGACGGTGTGGTGCACAACATCAATGCCGATACCGCCGCGGCCGCGCTGGCGCAGGGCATCGGCGCGGAAAAACTGGTCATTCTCACCGATGTGGAAGGCCTGTACACCGATTGGCCGGACCGGTCCTCGCTGACCACCCGCATCGATACCGATGCGCTGGCCGAGTTGCTGCCCAGCCTCGATGCGGGCATGGTGCCGAAGATGGAAGCCTGCCTGCGTGCCGTCGAAGGCGGTGTCCCGACCGCGCACGTCATCGACGGGCGGGTGCCGCATTCGGTACTGCTGGAGCTGTTCACCGGGGAGGGCATCGGCACCATGGTGACCCCCGCGGGCGTTGCGAGTTCGAACGGAGTGAAGTCATGA
- the argJ gene encoding bifunctional glutamate N-acetyltransferase/amino-acid acetyltransferase ArgJ, which produces MTSTSVGKLVRTQGVTAPLGFRAAGITAGIKVSGKPDLALVFSEGPEYSAAGVFTRNKVKAAPVLWSQQVLTTGRLRAVILNSGGANACTGPGGFQDTHATAEELAKALSNWGTETGAGEIAVCSTGLIGDRLPMDKLLPAVTEIVREMGGGLSGGAEAARAIMTTDTVPKEVAFHHQDKWNVGGMGKGAGMLAPSLATMLIVLTTDAVATPAQLDAALRKATALTFDRLDVDGSCSTNDTVLLLANGASGVAPSQDDLDAAVFAVCDDLAEQLMADAEGVTKRVHITVRGAISEDEALIGARALARDSLVKTAFFGSDPNWGRVLASIGIAPIELEADKISVSFNGYPVCVNGMGAPGARDVDLSGADIQVLVDLGLGDGEATIRTTDLSHGYVEENSAYSS; this is translated from the coding sequence GTGACTTCAACCTCTGTCGGCAAGCTGGTCCGGACCCAGGGCGTCACCGCACCGCTGGGGTTCCGCGCGGCCGGTATCACGGCGGGCATCAAGGTCAGTGGAAAGCCCGATCTGGCACTGGTATTCAGTGAGGGACCGGAGTATTCGGCGGCCGGCGTCTTCACCCGCAACAAGGTGAAGGCCGCACCGGTGCTGTGGTCGCAGCAGGTGCTCACGACCGGCCGGCTGCGCGCGGTCATCCTGAATTCCGGTGGGGCCAATGCCTGTACGGGTCCCGGCGGCTTCCAGGACACGCACGCCACCGCCGAGGAGCTCGCGAAGGCGCTGAGCAACTGGGGCACCGAGACCGGGGCGGGCGAGATCGCGGTCTGCTCGACGGGTCTGATCGGCGACCGGCTGCCCATGGACAAGCTGCTGCCCGCCGTCACCGAGATCGTGCGCGAAATGGGTGGCGGGCTCTCGGGCGGCGCGGAGGCCGCACGGGCCATCATGACCACCGATACCGTGCCGAAGGAGGTGGCGTTCCACCATCAGGACAAGTGGAACGTCGGCGGTATGGGCAAGGGCGCGGGCATGCTCGCACCGTCGCTGGCGACCATGCTCATCGTGCTGACCACCGATGCGGTCGCCACGCCCGCCCAGTTGGACGCGGCGCTGCGCAAGGCGACCGCCCTGACCTTCGACCGGCTCGATGTCGACGGCTCCTGCTCCACCAATGACACTGTGCTGCTGCTCGCCAATGGCGCGAGCGGTGTCGCGCCCAGCCAGGACGACCTCGATGCCGCTGTGTTCGCGGTCTGCGACGATCTGGCCGAGCAGCTCATGGCCGATGCCGAAGGTGTGACCAAGCGGGTGCACATCACCGTGCGCGGCGCGATCAGCGAGGACGAGGCGCTCATCGGCGCCCGTGCCCTCGCCCGCGACAGCCTGGTCAAGACGGCGTTCTTCGGCTCCGACCCCAACTGGGGCCGCGTGCTGGCGAGCATCGGCATCGCACCGATCGAGCTGGAGGCGGACAAGATTTCGGTGTCCTTCAACGGATATCCGGTGTGCGTCAATGGCATGGGCGCCCCCGGCGCACGCGATGTGGATCTGTCCGGCGCCGATATCCAGGTGCTGGTCGACCTCGGACTCGGCGACGGTGAGGCCACCATCCGCACCACCGATCTCTCGCACGGATACGTCGAAGAGAATTCGGCCTACAGCTCATGA